A region of Streptomyces halobius DNA encodes the following proteins:
- a CDS encoding MFS transporter — MPGTAATPQAADRRAFRILWFGQFAAIAGLTVVVPLLPFYLAGLGLPAGEVAWWTGVSLAAPAVTHLLCAPLWGVVGDRYGHKAMVVRAHAGLAVAVGLMALADTPGEFLACRLLQGACGGVVGPTATYASTLAGPHRRGRALGGLFGATGAGSLLGPLLGSMLAGRFGYGTLFGCVAGLLLVAALLALSMLPHRRTVRGQRPEAGERPALREVLGRIVAHPLSRTLVLAGLLGQAAVFALVVVLAPRVERLTTSVSSATVWVGVLQATTWAAALAGGPWWGRRNDRGPAPVNFAVAAACCALAVALQGLPTAPEFLVPLRLVQGFCFAALVQSVLHVVCQTVPEQARGTALGTTTGLLDIGQVCGPLLGALAAGLLPLSGTFVAIGTLLIAASALAVLGTRLRRAHPRPPATDAVPVLPEVKP; from the coding sequence ATGCCCGGCACAGCAGCCACACCACAGGCCGCCGACCGGCGGGCGTTCCGGATCCTGTGGTTCGGCCAGTTCGCCGCCATCGCGGGGCTCACCGTCGTGGTTCCGCTGCTGCCGTTCTACCTCGCCGGGCTGGGACTGCCCGCCGGGGAGGTGGCGTGGTGGACCGGGGTCTCGCTCGCCGCGCCCGCGGTCACCCACCTGCTCTGCGCACCGCTGTGGGGCGTGGTCGGCGACCGGTACGGGCACAAGGCCATGGTCGTACGGGCGCACGCGGGCCTCGCCGTGGCCGTCGGCCTGATGGCACTGGCCGACACACCGGGCGAATTCCTCGCCTGCCGGCTCCTGCAAGGCGCCTGCGGCGGGGTCGTCGGGCCCACCGCGACCTACGCGAGCACGCTGGCCGGGCCGCACCGCCGTGGGCGCGCTCTGGGCGGCCTCTTCGGGGCGACCGGCGCCGGGTCGCTCCTGGGTCCCCTGCTCGGCAGCATGCTCGCCGGCCGCTTCGGGTACGGCACGTTGTTCGGTTGCGTGGCCGGCCTGCTGCTCGTCGCCGCCCTCCTGGCCCTGAGCATGCTGCCCCACCGCAGGACCGTCCGGGGGCAACGGCCGGAAGCCGGCGAGCGGCCCGCCCTGCGGGAGGTGCTCGGCCGTATCGTGGCCCATCCGCTCAGCCGCACCCTCGTACTGGCCGGGCTGCTGGGCCAGGCCGCCGTCTTCGCCCTGGTCGTCGTCCTCGCGCCGCGGGTGGAACGCCTCACGACGTCGGTGTCCTCGGCGACCGTCTGGGTGGGCGTACTCCAGGCGACCACCTGGGCCGCGGCCCTGGCCGGCGGCCCGTGGTGGGGCCGGCGCAACGACCGCGGCCCGGCCCCGGTGAACTTCGCGGTCGCCGCCGCGTGCTGCGCGCTCGCCGTCGCCCTGCAAGGACTCCCCACGGCACCGGAGTTCCTGGTGCCGCTGCGGCTCGTGCAGGGATTCTGTTTCGCCGCACTCGTCCAGTCCGTGCTGCACGTGGTGTGCCAGACCGTGCCCGAACAGGCCCGCGGAACCGCGCTCGGCACCACCACCGGTCTGCTCGACATCGGCCAGGTGTGCGGCCCGCTGCTGGGAGCGCTCGCAGCCGGTCTGCTGCCCCTGTCCGGAACCTTCGTCGCCATCGGCACGCTGCTGATCGCAGCGTCGGCCCTCGCCGTACTCGGCACGCGCCTACGGCGGGCCCATCCTCGTCCCCCGGCGACCGACGCCGTCCCGGTCCTCCCCGAGGTGAAGCCATGA
- a CDS encoding IucA/IucC family protein, protein MTSSDPIELVLRDLVDTLLQENVAGAADLTTVVDHAPVPGAELGDGEVWCRMGTLAFRGRAGGALQRHRFSRGPVWHLGTDVRPRSLTPSEVLTALHEGRDGSGIRTAEVAADLRAAVDHAAVTLGGSAALPHRAPGPGGLLAGERFAATRNRPFHPTARAASGWSAAELRRYGPMRRAALGMDWVAVRRDRLRLGTGDASSGLAQLLLDDRELQLLAEGARRAGVREEDYQPVPVHPWQFEHVLPREFAPELADREAVPLSRGLGRFHPTSSLRTLTTSPESGLHLKLPLGVATLGAARLLPPRYLDNGERAQECMASLLRSDPGLGALARVCDERTWCGWRAPGGDDEFADRPGHLAAQIRRYPADLFDDPGALVLPMAALAAHEWDVLTPALTAAGFDGADPAGLFRAVAEAFCAMGFGFLRHGVLPEMHGQNVVVVLADGAVRRFVLRDHDTLRLCPDWMAAAGTKNPGYRIKPGAPQSLTLSDPRALLAYLQTLGFQVNLYGIADALARHHRIDERIFWSELRAAVTACLDRLRLPEQVATLVDDAVLRAGEWPSRQLLAPLLRQGRSSGVSMPAGVGRVPNPLTPAPAVVR, encoded by the coding sequence ATGACGTCCTCCGACCCGATCGAACTGGTCCTGCGCGATCTCGTCGACACGCTGCTGCAGGAGAACGTGGCCGGGGCCGCGGACCTGACGACGGTGGTGGACCACGCTCCGGTACCCGGGGCCGAGCTCGGCGACGGCGAAGTCTGGTGCCGTATGGGAACGCTGGCGTTCCGCGGGCGCGCCGGTGGTGCACTGCAGCGCCATCGCTTCTCCCGCGGACCGGTCTGGCACCTCGGCACCGACGTGCGGCCGCGGTCGCTCACCCCGAGTGAGGTCCTGACCGCCCTCCACGAAGGGCGGGACGGGAGCGGGATACGGACGGCCGAGGTCGCCGCCGACCTGCGGGCCGCCGTCGACCACGCGGCGGTGACGCTCGGCGGTTCTGCCGCGCTGCCCCACCGGGCCCCCGGACCCGGCGGTCTGCTGGCGGGCGAACGCTTCGCGGCGACCAGGAACCGGCCGTTCCATCCGACGGCGCGGGCGGCGTCGGGCTGGTCGGCCGCCGAACTCCGGCGGTACGGCCCCATGCGCCGGGCCGCGCTCGGCATGGACTGGGTCGCGGTCCGCCGTGACCGCCTCCGGCTCGGTACCGGTGACGCGTCGAGCGGGCTCGCCCAGCTGCTGCTGGACGACCGGGAACTCCAGCTGCTGGCCGAGGGCGCGCGCCGCGCGGGCGTACGAGAGGAGGACTACCAGCCGGTGCCGGTCCATCCGTGGCAGTTCGAGCACGTCCTGCCGCGGGAGTTCGCCCCGGAGCTGGCGGACCGGGAGGCCGTACCGCTGAGCCGAGGACTCGGCCGCTTCCATCCGACGTCCTCGCTGCGCACCCTCACCACGTCCCCGGAGTCGGGTCTGCACCTGAAGCTGCCGCTCGGCGTCGCCACCCTGGGCGCCGCCCGGCTCCTGCCACCCCGTTACCTGGACAACGGCGAGCGGGCGCAGGAGTGCATGGCGTCCCTGCTGCGGTCCGATCCCGGCCTCGGCGCCCTGGCGCGGGTCTGCGACGAGCGGACGTGGTGCGGCTGGCGCGCTCCGGGCGGCGACGACGAGTTCGCCGACCGACCGGGCCACCTCGCCGCCCAGATCCGCCGCTACCCCGCGGACCTGTTCGACGATCCGGGTGCGCTGGTGCTGCCGATGGCCGCCCTGGCGGCGCACGAGTGGGACGTCCTCACCCCGGCACTCACCGCGGCCGGGTTCGACGGCGCCGACCCGGCCGGCCTGTTCCGCGCCGTAGCCGAGGCGTTCTGTGCGATGGGGTTCGGCTTTCTGCGCCACGGGGTCCTGCCGGAGATGCACGGCCAGAACGTCGTCGTCGTGCTGGCCGACGGCGCGGTACGGCGGTTCGTCCTCCGGGACCACGACACGCTGCGGCTCTGTCCGGACTGGATGGCCGCCGCGGGTACAAAGAATCCCGGATACCGCATCAAACCGGGCGCTCCGCAGTCGCTGACACTGTCCGATCCCCGGGCCCTGCTCGCATATCTGCAGACATTGGGGTTCCAGGTGAACCTTTACGGCATCGCCGACGCGCTCGCCCGCCACCACCGGATCGACGAGCGGATCTTCTGGTCCGAGCTCCGCGCGGCCGTCACCGCCTGCCTGGACCGGCTCCGGCTGCCCGAGCAGGTCGCCACGCTCGTCGACGACGCGGTGCTGCGCGCCGGGGAATGGCCCAGCCGGCAGCTTCTGGCGCCGCTGCTCCGCCAGGGCCGCTCCTCGGGCGTCAGCATGCCGGCAGGCGTCGGACGGGTGCCGAACCCGCTGACGCCGGCCCCCGCGGTGGTGCGGTGA
- a CDS encoding IucA/IucC family protein yields the protein MTSAEYATTTTAARSRAEQAARTRLLNTYLRESGTTLGTTGDDLGRVELPATGSAVVLAVRHRSVFGHHEYGSQVWREQPDRRRVPVDHDDVVRLLLDEVDALAAKEFAQAFDGTDRKRELAEQIESSIAATSRYLRHRRPCPADPHGMSRHAEQSLVFGHPFHPTPKSTQGFGADLERYAPELGAAFVPHWFAVNRRILLERRVAPGPWTPAPVAAAAGQVLGDGQDHALLPAHPWQAEYLLSNPRVAQLVADGSLVALGALGPEVYPTSSVRTVCDPALPTFFKLPLHVRITNFIRNNPVSHLVRATDAGALVADLAPSWEHPGFAVLVETGFRTVDPAVVGDDLAADFSVLFRENPFTDGSAAPRVLAGLLEDRDGDVPDLIHEVRRCAPDPGAASEADHVAEWLRRYLGISLLPLLEIFDRDGVSFEAHVQNSLLHTEGGWPTRYWVRDMEGTSVSRQRLRPGAVPPDSPLLYDHDEAWLRLRYNAVTNHLGHLISVLGRYTDADEPLLCRAARRTLATSRSETAADLLRRPVLPAKANLVSRFAGRGESPLYVDVPNLLFEVSP from the coding sequence ATGACGTCAGCTGAGTACGCGACCACCACCACCGCCGCGCGGTCCCGCGCCGAGCAAGCGGCGCGCACACGACTGCTCAACACCTATCTCCGGGAATCCGGCACGACTCTGGGCACCACCGGCGACGACCTCGGCCGCGTCGAACTGCCCGCCACCGGCTCCGCCGTGGTCCTCGCCGTGCGCCACCGGTCCGTGTTCGGCCACCACGAGTACGGCAGTCAGGTGTGGCGGGAACAGCCCGACCGACGACGTGTCCCCGTGGACCACGACGACGTGGTGCGGCTGCTGCTCGACGAGGTGGACGCCCTCGCGGCCAAGGAGTTCGCGCAGGCCTTTGACGGCACCGACCGCAAACGCGAACTCGCCGAACAGATCGAGAGCAGCATCGCGGCCACCTCCCGGTACCTGCGGCACCGGCGACCATGCCCGGCCGACCCGCACGGCATGAGCCGGCACGCGGAACAGTCCCTGGTGTTCGGCCACCCCTTCCATCCGACGCCGAAGAGCACCCAGGGGTTCGGTGCCGACCTGGAGCGCTACGCACCCGAGCTCGGCGCGGCATTCGTCCCGCACTGGTTCGCGGTGAACCGGCGGATCCTGCTGGAACGCAGGGTGGCGCCCGGCCCCTGGACTCCCGCTCCGGTCGCCGCGGCAGCCGGACAGGTGCTCGGAGACGGCCAGGACCACGCGCTACTGCCGGCGCACCCGTGGCAGGCGGAGTACCTGCTGAGCAACCCCCGGGTGGCGCAACTCGTCGCGGACGGATCGCTCGTGGCCCTCGGCGCGCTCGGCCCGGAGGTCTACCCGACCTCCTCGGTGCGCACGGTCTGCGACCCCGCCCTCCCGACCTTCTTCAAGCTCCCCTTGCACGTGCGGATCACCAACTTCATCCGCAACAACCCGGTTTCCCATCTCGTCCGCGCGACCGACGCCGGCGCCCTCGTCGCCGACCTCGCGCCGAGCTGGGAGCATCCGGGATTCGCCGTACTGGTCGAGACCGGATTCCGCACCGTGGACCCCGCCGTGGTCGGTGACGACCTCGCCGCGGACTTCTCCGTGCTGTTCCGCGAGAACCCGTTCACCGACGGCTCGGCCGCCCCGCGCGTGCTCGCCGGCCTGCTGGAGGACCGGGACGGCGACGTGCCGGACCTGATCCACGAGGTCCGCCGCTGCGCACCGGACCCCGGCGCGGCCTCCGAGGCCGACCACGTGGCGGAATGGCTGCGACGTTATCTCGGCATCTCCCTGCTTCCGCTGCTGGAGATCTTCGACCGGGACGGCGTCAGCTTCGAAGCCCACGTGCAGAACTCGTTGCTGCACACCGAAGGCGGATGGCCCACCCGGTACTGGGTCCGGGACATGGAAGGCACCAGTGTGAGCAGGCAACGGCTCCGTCCAGGGGCCGTCCCCCCGGACAGCCCGCTGCTCTACGACCACGACGAAGCATGGCTGCGCCTGCGGTACAACGCGGTGACCAATCACCTCGGCCACCTGATCAGCGTGCTGGGGCGGTACACCGACGCCGACGAGCCCCTGCTCTGCCGCGCGGCACGCCGGACCCTCGCGACGAGCCGCAGCGAGACGGCGGCCGACCTGCTGCGGCGGCCGGTGCTGCCCGCCAAGGCGAATCTGGTCAGCCGGTTCGCCGGACGTGGCGAGAGCCCCCTGTACGTGGATGTCCCCAACCTGCTCTTCGAGGTGAGCCCATGA
- the sbnB gene encoding 2,3-diaminopropionate biosynthesis protein SbnB — protein sequence MPASTTPADAGKPRILYLNRGDISSVGGDRSDLYVQALADALVLHAEGRTIQPLKPYLRVHGKEGHIADRIIAMPAHVGEPGISGLKWVGSKHDNPARVGLERASAVTVLNDPATNYPIAIVEGGLISAWRTAAVTVLAARHLARKDFTDVSLIGCGVIGTAQITALLQQFGHISTVHLYDWRREAADALVARIAAEYPEATLTVADSAEQAVRAGDLVVPCTVTDQPYIEAGWLKRGAFLSNVSIMDVHKEVFLAADKVVVDDWEQSNREKKIINQLVLEGKFSREQLHAELGEILAGSRPGRETDDEVIVLNPMGMAVEDIACAAEVYRRALDAGVGTWLDLY from the coding sequence ATGCCCGCCTCCACGACGCCGGCTGACGCAGGCAAGCCCCGCATCCTCTACCTGAACCGCGGCGACATCTCCTCGGTCGGCGGTGACCGTTCCGACCTCTATGTCCAGGCCCTGGCCGACGCCTTGGTACTGCACGCCGAGGGCAGGACGATCCAGCCGCTCAAGCCGTACCTGCGGGTGCACGGCAAGGAGGGGCACATCGCCGACCGGATCATCGCGATGCCCGCCCATGTGGGGGAGCCGGGGATATCCGGCCTGAAGTGGGTCGGCAGCAAGCACGACAACCCGGCGCGCGTGGGCCTGGAGCGTGCCAGTGCGGTGACGGTGCTGAACGACCCCGCCACGAACTACCCGATCGCCATCGTCGAGGGCGGCCTGATCAGCGCGTGGCGGACCGCCGCGGTGACCGTGCTCGCGGCCCGGCACCTGGCGCGGAAGGACTTCACCGATGTCTCGCTCATCGGCTGCGGTGTGATCGGCACCGCCCAGATCACCGCCCTGCTGCAGCAGTTCGGCCATATCTCCACGGTGCACCTGTACGACTGGCGGCGGGAAGCCGCCGACGCGCTGGTGGCCCGTATCGCCGCGGAGTACCCGGAAGCCACCCTGACCGTGGCCGACAGCGCCGAGCAGGCGGTGCGCGCAGGTGACCTCGTCGTCCCCTGCACCGTGACGGACCAGCCCTACATCGAGGCCGGCTGGCTCAAGCGCGGGGCCTTTCTGTCCAACGTGTCCATCATGGACGTCCACAAGGAGGTCTTCCTCGCGGCGGACAAGGTGGTCGTCGACGACTGGGAGCAGAGCAACCGCGAGAAGAAGATCATCAACCAGCTGGTGCTCGAAGGGAAGTTCTCGCGCGAGCAGCTGCACGCCGAGCTCGGTGAGATCCTGGCGGGATCGCGTCCGGGGCGGGAGACCGACGACGAGGTCATCGTCCTCAACCCCATGGGCATGGCCGTCGAGGACATCGCCTGCGCCGCCGAGGTGTACCGGCGGGCGCTCGACGCGGGCGTGGGCACCTGGCTGGACCTGTACTGA
- a CDS encoding ABC transporter ATP-binding protein, whose protein sequence is MTSTTSTPQESAASSPPAPGLRAESLRLAYGPDRVVVPGLDLAPPHGAVTAVIGANGSGKSTVLRALARLLRPASGHVLLDGHDVHHMRTREVAKRLGLLPQSPVSPEGLTVRDLVRRGRTPHTSLLRQWSEQDEAVLSAALEATDLVGLADEAVDALSGGQRQRAWLALVIAQGTPWLLLDEPTTFLDIAHQIDVLQLVQRLNREDGRSVLMVLHDLNQACRYADHLVALRAGAVVASGRPADIVTEELVATVFDLRSQIVPDPVTGTPLVVPVGRAV, encoded by the coding sequence ATGACTTCGACGACCTCGACGCCCCAGGAATCGGCCGCGAGTTCGCCCCCGGCGCCGGGTCTGCGCGCCGAAAGTCTGCGGCTCGCCTACGGACCGGACAGGGTGGTGGTCCCCGGCCTCGACCTCGCACCGCCCCACGGTGCCGTGACCGCGGTGATCGGGGCGAACGGCTCGGGCAAGTCGACCGTCCTGCGCGCCCTCGCCCGCCTGCTGCGCCCCGCGTCGGGACATGTACTGCTGGACGGACACGACGTGCACCACATGCGCACCCGGGAGGTGGCCAAGCGTCTCGGACTGCTCCCGCAGTCGCCGGTCTCACCGGAGGGACTCACCGTCCGCGACCTCGTCCGTCGCGGACGGACCCCCCACACATCACTCTTGCGCCAGTGGTCGGAGCAGGACGAAGCCGTCCTGTCGGCGGCCCTGGAGGCGACCGATCTGGTCGGCCTCGCCGACGAGGCGGTGGACGCGCTGTCCGGCGGCCAACGACAGCGCGCGTGGCTCGCTCTGGTGATAGCCCAGGGCACCCCCTGGCTCCTGCTGGACGAGCCCACCACCTTCCTCGACATCGCCCACCAGATCGACGTGCTCCAGCTCGTCCAGCGGCTCAACCGCGAAGACGGGCGCTCCGTCCTGATGGTGCTGCACGACCTCAACCAGGCATGCCGGTACGCCGATCACCTCGTCGCGCTACGAGCAGGCGCCGTGGTTGCCTCCGGCCGGCCCGCCGACATCGTCACCGAAGAGCTGGTGGCCACGGTATTCGACCTGCGGTCACAGATCGTGCCCGACCCCGTCACCGGGACACCGCTGGTCGTCCCGGTAGGTCGCGCAGTGTGA
- a CDS encoding ABC transporter substrate-binding protein — MHSPFRQLGARVAAAVAALTLAAGITACGNDSATKKDSGAKPAATADSAFPRSVKHHKGTTKLEARPERVVALDPSLVEAALALDGKLVAGVGSYGKKKTFPPYLGDSVKDVKRVGPLESPDLEAIAALEPDLIVSASIRHDALYDELSEIAPTVFVETTGPTWKDNITKLGEALGAERKATDALAAYEQRAAAVGKAVNKKADNPEISVVRFMDGPTRLTGNASFTGIVLSDMGLARPKAQDVNEFAVEVGEEQIRKADGDHIFVSTYEGGDESQERFLRNPLWRQLDAVKNNQVHEVNDATWMLSVSLQGANIVLDDMAKIFGVDPQRD; from the coding sequence GTGCATTCACCTTTCCGGCAGCTCGGCGCCCGCGTGGCTGCCGCCGTGGCCGCGTTGACCCTCGCAGCGGGCATCACCGCGTGCGGCAACGACTCAGCGACGAAGAAGGATTCGGGGGCCAAGCCGGCGGCAACGGCCGACTCCGCCTTCCCGCGCAGCGTCAAGCACCACAAGGGCACGACGAAGCTGGAAGCACGCCCCGAGCGAGTCGTCGCTCTCGACCCCAGCCTCGTCGAGGCCGCCCTGGCACTCGACGGCAAGCTGGTGGCCGGCGTCGGCAGCTACGGAAAAAAGAAGACCTTCCCGCCGTACCTCGGCGACAGCGTCAAGGACGTCAAGCGGGTCGGTCCCCTTGAGTCGCCCGACCTTGAGGCGATCGCGGCTCTCGAACCGGACCTGATCGTCTCGGCGAGCATCCGCCACGACGCCCTCTACGACGAGCTCTCCGAGATCGCACCGACGGTGTTCGTCGAGACCACCGGCCCGACCTGGAAGGACAACATCACCAAGCTCGGCGAGGCGCTCGGCGCGGAGCGGAAGGCGACCGACGCGCTGGCCGCCTACGAGCAGCGGGCCGCCGCCGTCGGAAAGGCCGTCAACAAGAAGGCGGACAACCCCGAGATCTCGGTCGTGCGGTTCATGGACGGCCCGACCCGGCTGACCGGCAACGCCTCCTTCACCGGCATCGTCCTCTCCGACATGGGCCTGGCCCGGCCGAAGGCCCAGGACGTCAACGAGTTCGCGGTGGAGGTCGGCGAGGAGCAGATCCGCAAGGCGGACGGCGACCACATCTTCGTGTCCACCTACGAGGGCGGCGACGAGTCCCAGGAGCGCTTCCTCCGCAACCCCCTGTGGCGTCAGCTCGACGCCGTGAAGAACAACCAGGTCCACGAGGTCAACGACGCCACGTGGATGCTCTCGGTAAGCCTGCAGGGCGCCAACATCGTGCTGGACGACATGGCCAAGATCTTCGGCGTCGATCCGCAGCGCGACTGA
- a CDS encoding FecCD family ABC transporter permease — protein sequence MNTREAVFVRSGPSLVARFRRGSASVLFRPRTVAVSLALFTLVLVLFCAGIAAGTRVIPLDDVLSGLAGRADHTTVLTVQQFRLPRVMVAVLVGAALGLAGALVQAVTRNPIAAPDVLGVTAGASLGGVLVLLAFGGTTFGYGGAAAELSQIAVPMGAIAGAFVAAAIVLVVGGSRGGVGTPRTFSTHRVVLVGIICHAAFIGLVHWGLATGDVDQATKAAVWLVGSLHGRGWEHVTGVATALLVLLPIALTLGRRLNALALGEPSAATLGVSVARTQVGLFAVAFGLTGTAAAAAGPVDFVALLAPQIAKRLTRTPGVPLVASALTGSAMVLAADLLARLAIPGVELPVGAVTALVGAPYLLWLVIRSGGTR from the coding sequence GTGAACACACGTGAGGCCGTATTCGTCCGCTCCGGCCCGTCGTTGGTGGCCCGGTTCCGCCGGGGCTCGGCGAGCGTACTGTTCCGTCCGCGGACAGTCGCCGTCTCGCTCGCATTGTTCACGCTGGTGCTGGTCCTGTTCTGTGCCGGCATCGCCGCCGGCACCCGAGTGATCCCGCTCGACGATGTGCTGTCGGGCCTGGCCGGCCGGGCCGATCACACCACCGTCCTGACGGTGCAACAGTTCCGTCTGCCGCGTGTGATGGTGGCGGTGTTGGTCGGTGCCGCTCTGGGCCTGGCGGGGGCGCTGGTCCAAGCGGTCACGCGCAATCCGATCGCGGCACCGGACGTGCTCGGCGTGACCGCGGGAGCCAGCCTCGGCGGCGTGCTGGTACTGCTCGCCTTCGGCGGGACCACCTTCGGATACGGCGGCGCGGCGGCCGAACTGTCGCAGATCGCCGTGCCGATGGGGGCCATCGCCGGGGCGTTCGTCGCCGCGGCGATCGTCCTCGTGGTCGGCGGGTCCCGCGGCGGCGTCGGAACCCCCCGGACGTTCAGCACGCACCGGGTCGTGCTGGTCGGGATCATCTGCCACGCGGCGTTCATCGGCCTGGTGCACTGGGGACTGGCGACCGGCGACGTCGACCAGGCGACCAAAGCGGCGGTCTGGCTGGTGGGGAGCCTGCACGGCCGCGGCTGGGAACATGTGACCGGGGTCGCGACAGCGCTGCTCGTACTGCTCCCGATCGCCCTGACGCTGGGCAGACGACTGAACGCGCTGGCTCTCGGCGAGCCGTCCGCGGCCACCCTCGGCGTATCGGTCGCGCGCACCCAAGTCGGGCTGTTCGCCGTCGCCTTCGGGCTCACGGGGACGGCTGCCGCGGCCGCCGGGCCGGTCGACTTCGTGGCCCTGCTCGCCCCGCAGATCGCCAAGCGGCTGACGCGTACGCCCGGCGTGCCGCTGGTCGCGTCCGCGCTGACCGGTTCGGCCATGGTGCTCGCCGCCGATCTGCTCGCACGCCTCGCCATCCCCGGCGTCGAACTCCCCGTCGGCGCGGTGACCGCCCTTGTGGGAGCGCCGTACCTGTTGTGGCTCGTCATACGTTCAGGAGGCACGCGATGA
- the sbnA gene encoding 2,3-diaminopropionate biosynthesis protein SbnA codes for MPAEAAVDTARPSPERESVRESVRESVFDCVGNTPIVALRRLFPDPGFEVLAKLELMNPGGSMKDRSARHIIEAGLAEGSIRPGSTVVESSSGNFGIALAMAARIHGLRFICVVDPKTTSANLTLLRQLGATVEIASEPDAAGGYLHNRIRRVKELLAELPGAIWANQYANDRNWQAFYHGTGAELVEQLVRPPSYLFAPVSTTGSILGCSRRLRERFPALRVIAVDAVGSVIFGSPPAHREIPGIGSSRVPELFRPDEIDDVVHVDDVEAAECCRDLLAAEGILAGGSSGAVVAAIRRTRSRLASTGRVLAIFPDRGDRYLDLVYDDDWLERMRSRRTRATSAAH; via the coding sequence GTGCCTGCCGAAGCAGCCGTCGATACCGCCCGTCCGTCCCCTGAGCGCGAGTCAGTCCGCGAGTCGGTCCGCGAGTCGGTGTTCGACTGCGTGGGCAACACTCCGATCGTCGCCCTGCGGCGGCTGTTCCCCGATCCCGGCTTCGAGGTGCTGGCCAAGCTGGAGTTGATGAACCCCGGCGGCAGCATGAAGGACCGGTCGGCGCGCCACATCATCGAAGCGGGGCTGGCCGAGGGGTCCATCCGTCCAGGAAGCACGGTGGTGGAGAGCAGCTCCGGCAACTTCGGTATCGCTCTGGCGATGGCCGCCCGCATCCACGGTTTGCGGTTCATCTGTGTCGTCGACCCCAAGACGACCAGCGCCAATCTGACGCTGTTGCGCCAGCTCGGCGCGACCGTCGAGATCGCCTCCGAGCCGGACGCGGCGGGTGGCTACCTGCACAACCGGATCCGCCGCGTCAAGGAGCTGCTGGCCGAGCTGCCCGGCGCGATCTGGGCCAACCAGTACGCCAACGACCGGAATTGGCAGGCTTTCTACCACGGCACCGGAGCCGAACTGGTCGAACAGCTGGTCCGGCCGCCGTCGTACCTGTTCGCGCCGGTGAGCACCACCGGCAGCATCCTGGGCTGCTCCCGCCGGCTCCGGGAGCGCTTCCCCGCCCTCCGCGTCATCGCGGTCGACGCGGTGGGGTCGGTGATCTTCGGCAGCCCGCCCGCTCACCGGGAGATTCCCGGCATCGGGTCGAGCCGCGTCCCGGAGCTGTTCCGGCCCGACGAGATCGACGACGTGGTCCATGTCGACGACGTGGAGGCCGCCGAATGCTGTCGCGACCTGCTTGCCGCGGAAGGAATCCTGGCCGGCGGTTCGAGCGGCGCGGTGGTCGCGGCGATCCGGCGCACCCGTTCCCGGCTCGCCTCGACCGGCCGTGTGCTGGCGATCTTCCCCGATCGCGGTGACCGCTACCTGGACCTCGTCTACGACGACGACTGGCTGGAACGGATGCGCTCAAGGCGGACCCGGGCGACGTCAGCAGCCCACTGA
- a CDS encoding FecCD family ABC transporter permease yields MPTPSNSPQIRLAVGALAVLTLLAVTIAFGLSVGSRALSLSDVLGALAVQGETDASIIVWEQRMPRTLLGVLVGAALGVGGALAQGITRNPLADPALIGVSSGAALAIVLGSFVFGVSSLAPQIVLAAVGAAVVGGAVLSLAGYGRGGMAPTSLALVGLSMSALIVAVISVLVLLDAQTLDEYRYWLVGALAGKGTPTLTVVTPVILAGLSLTLLAARGLDALALGEDVARGLGVSVNRARLLAGAGVVLLTSTAVAAAGPISFVGLVVPHVARAITGPRHGWLLPYAALLGASLLVTADVVGRVVVRPAELQVGVVTALVGAPLVLLLLRKSKVAGAGP; encoded by the coding sequence ATGCCTACGCCGAGCAATTCGCCGCAAATTCGGCTTGCCGTCGGTGCGTTAGCCGTCCTCACCCTGCTCGCCGTCACCATCGCTTTCGGCCTCTCCGTGGGCAGTCGTGCCCTGTCGCTGTCCGATGTGCTCGGTGCGCTGGCCGTGCAGGGCGAGACGGACGCGTCGATCATCGTGTGGGAGCAGCGGATGCCCCGCACTCTTCTCGGCGTGCTGGTCGGCGCCGCACTGGGAGTCGGGGGAGCACTGGCCCAGGGGATCACCCGCAATCCGCTGGCCGATCCGGCCCTCATCGGCGTCTCCTCCGGCGCGGCCCTGGCGATCGTCCTCGGGTCGTTCGTCTTCGGGGTGAGTTCACTCGCGCCCCAGATCGTGCTCGCGGCGGTCGGCGCCGCGGTGGTGGGCGGAGCCGTGCTGTCCCTCGCCGGATACGGGCGCGGCGGGATGGCGCCGACCTCGCTGGCGCTCGTCGGCCTGTCCATGTCGGCGCTGATCGTCGCGGTCATCTCCGTGCTGGTCCTGCTGGACGCGCAGACCCTCGACGAGTACCGCTACTGGCTCGTCGGCGCCCTGGCCGGCAAAGGGACTCCCACCCTGACCGTCGTCACTCCGGTGATCCTCGCCGGGCTGTCGCTGACCCTGCTTGCCGCCCGCGGCCTGGACGCCCTCGCGTTGGGCGAGGACGTGGCGCGTGGCCTCGGCGTCAGCGTCAACCGGGCACGCCTGCTCGCCGGGGCCGGCGTCGTCCTGCTGACCTCGACCGCGGTGGCGGCCGCGGGCCCCATCAGCTTCGTCGGTCTGGTCGTTCCGCATGTCGCGCGCGCCATCACCGGCCCCCGGCACGGGTGGCTGCTGCCCTACGCGGCCCTGCTCGGCGCGAGCCTCCTGGTGACGGCCGACGTGGTCGGCCGGGTGGTGGTCCGCCCGGCCGAGCTCCAGGTGGGTGTGGTGACCGCGTTGGTCGGCGCGCCGCTCGTCCTTCTTCTGCTGAGGAAGTCCAAGGTGGCGGGAGCGGGACCGTGA